The stretch of DNA ctatacAATAAAACTTAGATGCCAGTGAAAACAGTGAATAAGATCAATGATGCCAGTAAAAACAGTGAGTGATAGTGAACCATTAGTCCTGTGAAACCAGTAGTCcatgtttcattttcatttcgtgGCGTTATCCTTCTCAACTGCTCGGGTTCTGGTATCGGTAAAAAAACGAGTGTATCAagtaagttgtttttatttctttgttTTCCGTTGTTTGTAAATATCGCAACATGCCTTCATTCGGAACGCTAGACCATTACGTGCAAGGCACGAATTATATGGAGCGTTTAGAGCAGAGTTGCAaaatctcacactcactttactgacagcgcaagatattgagacaacatcaaaatcaacCACCAATTCCCCTAcagttcatgacaaatgaaccaaacttaattccatgcaaccgacactccgtcacgtggaacatttcgtttttgcattattccccacactcattcgttccactgtctcactgagaatttacgcccgaaattttcatacgcatcttcgatcagctgacagtggaagggaacaaaattccatacaaggaaatatcatctcactgacaccgcgtcagacgtttaaacgcgtgttcgtgtgtatgttttcctggtatgtttctagccccggtcccatttttgtgccgcttattgcacacacacatcgatgggcaacggcacatttgagtgctgagtttatgggtgtatgaccaacgaaattttcaccaggacgcaatgaaaggtgatattttcggcttgagcattcactgacatcgagaatgaactgatatttctgttgatggaacgaaaactatattaaaacaaacgagatggtgagccagcggtcataggcacagcggcaccgcgatagaaagaagtgaagaatgccggtggagatattttgcactgataaaaattgcttttcgatttcaacatgttctttcgaaattttgcatccttgatacacacactctttacagatacacgggccgaaggttgtgcagtccactgatgattcaacaagagccaaaggttgtactgctcatgacaactctacacgagctgatgtttgcgccggctagtgatcattctatcctggattcctcgagtcgagaaagacgcaccacgctagatatgaggtacagactaggggggcgttgctgattaatggtcagctgcatcccaataggaagtatcccacgtcgggcacacgtacagagcactgaagactgcaacatcccaattatgagaacacttgtaatactaacctcgagccaaccgcgagtaatcggttacatattactaacatagttgtaagcaaacattgtcaaaatattaaaCTCCcagccccgttaggctgacgccatatgagccttaataaaaatatatattgtggataaaaaaaaaagttctaagtTAGCTCCCGATGTATTaagtcttatttttttttaaaacctacCGAACAACTCTCCGAGTTTAACTTATATGTTAGGGGATTGAAAAATAATGTAAGatagaacacacacacacacacacctatagATTACACATACATATGAATCCCTACACTGTATATCACACACATACATCTTTAGATTTGTATTTACAAATTATAATGTACCGAATATCAATATAACGCCACCCTACGGTAGCTAACATAAAAGCATTACAAACATCCGCAATAGAACGGTCAGGCCGAGATCGAAATACGATCTGTAACAATAACAAATGCGGAATCCGCGTTAGCATGCTATCTTTTGTTTAGCTTACTAAGATAAGCAACGATCGCTAaccatgggtgcgcgaagaaaTAAATAGAACAATAAAATCAGTTGAAAATGGTCACTCATGAAGTCTGGTTTGAATACTAGATAATTGGCGCCCGAAAGTGAAAGTGTGAAAATTTAAGTGCAATCTGGAGGTACTGCAATCCAGATACAgtgcaattaaaaaaatactgcaTTGTTCTAATCCCAATCGGAAGCCGGGTGAAGGTCTCGTTAGTAGCAAGCCAGCGAAAGCGACAACGACATCACTCTGAGAGGAACAAGTAagttcaaaaagaaaaaaatgtcgaTACCACCATCACTTGAAAGTTTGAACGCAGCAATCAGTGTCCTAGCACAACAAGTGACACAACTAAATAACCAAGTTAACCCAACGCCGGAAGCTAATTTCGCGCCATTCGAAATTAGAAACCCCACGACGGGGCACATTGCTCAGGTGTCGCACGAGGATCCGTTGGCTCTTCTAAAAACTATAAACGACTACGATGGAAACCCGAATCTCCTTAACCATTGGCTGAATAAAGCGAGGAggatcaaccaaattttttttgcaacggaTTCGGATGCTCAACAAAAACAGGGTCATTATTACACATTTCTGCTTGGACTAGAATCCAAAATTATTGGACCTGCACAGGAAGTGCTTGCAAAAAATAATTACGAAGCAAATTTCTCACTAATGGAGAAGTTACTTATTGAGGCGTTCGGTGAAAAGAAGAAAATTGAACATTTATTATATGAGATTATTACAGCGGAGCAACATGGAAAAAGTAATCACGAATTTTATGAATACattacgactcgactatatataaCTTATATCTTCTACAATTCTGAAATACGGCAATCAAAATGCAAAGCCATTAATTGAACAATACAAAATGCAAGCTGTATCGGCATATCTTCGTGGATTAAATGGCATAAATGGATTAATTATTACTGGGTATGACCCAAAGACACTTGAAGAAGCATATCATCATGTAATTACAATGGAAGCTAACACAAGATTGAAGAACGAAATTACGAACGTTCCACAAGTACCAGCAAGAAATTATCAGAGAAGATCATCCAACCAACCGAATAACAATTTTCCACAACAAAGACAAGATCAAAGATTTCAGTATCAACAACAAGGTACTTTATACCAACAACGACAACACCAACGAGATTTCCAACCGTTTCAAAGACAACAACACAGTTTTGAGCTACGAGAATTTCAACCATTTCAAAGACAACAACGAAGTTTTGAGCAACGAGAATTTCAACCATTTCAAAGACAACGAGGTTTTGAACAACGAGAATTTCAACCATTTCAAAGACAACAACGAGGTTTTGAACAACGAGAATTTCAACCACATCAACTGCGAGATGGTCTCATACAAAACAGAAACTATGTTCATGATGGGAACAAAAACAGAACTATGTTCATGATGGGAAGATCCAGGATCCTGACTTCTGATGGAACAATTGTACAATGCTCGGGTGATCTCGGTTCGATATTCAATCTAAACGGCATATGGGTAACCCAAACATCAGTAGGGCTCACCAAAGTACCACCGTCCGCTATCATTAACCCTGACCCTCTAACCTACATTTTCGACACACTGAATGACTTGGCTTCTGGGGGATTATATACATCAGAGACAATCCAGGAATACCAAAAAATCCTAACTTCACCCTTAGAGGAAAAGGTGGTTTCTTCAAGAATTCAAACAGCTATGAGAGTGGGTGGAGATCTACCGAACAATTACAGGTTTACCAATGGGATTGTAGAGACCGAGATTGACACTCTAAGACAAAAAGTAGGTGGTGTCTTCTCAGTGTTCTCATCAAGGATGATGTATGCAGGGAATTTGTTCTCGACTTTTCTATTCTTCACATTTATCTTCAAAATTATAGCGACAATTGTAAACACATTTGTTAACTTAAGATACCTGCGGAAGACACAGAACTGGTTGATCTCCATCTTAGTTTGTTTCTTTGATTCTCTAAGCCATTTAATTATAAACGGGCACGCCCTTGTTAAGCCCAAAGAGAGGGGGGAAGAAGACATAGAGTTAGGATCACAACGTCCTGGAACTCCAGAGCACCTTAGATAGCCAGTACCATCTCcatgaaaaatatgtaatctagatatatagaagaaaaaaaaatggggatcaacactagggtaggagcctacctgttggtctcaaattttcctatctcacgcctccacgaagatcatatgacgacatttttagatcgggcatgaactggaaacacacacctggtcttggctccgagaacgggtgtcgaaagtggctaagtgagggggtgcgagcgagttagagcgctatatctctcccggggagggcctcccgggtcatggaggccttgccaacccgctgtctcccgggcaaaggagatacacccagacaatggagctaaggtcaagacgaatactaagaatgcgatcacccgaggagggtccccgttgattctacttcgtttggacaagtgggttgaaacgaacaatttgctgtcaaatacgcagtttggcttccgccgaggtaaagggacgaacgattgtctcgcgctgctatcttctgaaatccaaatcgcatttgctcgcaaagaacaaatggcttccgtttttctcgatatcaaaggggcatttgattccgtttccatggaaattctctcagagaaacttcataatcttggactttcgccaattctgaataattttctgtacaatttactctcagaaaagcacatgtttttcaatcatggcagcttgaaatcttctcgatacagttttatgggcctgccacaaggctcgtgcctaagccccctcttgtacagtttttacgtcaatgatatggatgattgtctaactagagattgcacgttgagacaacttgcagacgatggagttatttccatcacgggtactaatcccgccgttctgcaaaa from Toxorhynchites rutilus septentrionalis strain SRP chromosome 3, ASM2978413v1, whole genome shotgun sequence encodes:
- the LOC129774515 gene encoding GATA zinc finger domain-containing protein 15-like, which codes for MSIPPSLESLNAAISVLAQQVTQLNNQVNPTPEANFAPFEIRNPTTGHIAQVSHEDPLALLKTINDYDGNPNLLNHWLNKARRINQIFFATDSDAQQKQGHYYTFLLGLESKIIGPAQEVLAKNNYEANFSLMEKLLIEAFGEKKKIEHLLYEIITAEQHGKNKIKDFSINNKVLYTNNDNTNEISNRFKDNNTVLSYENFNHFKDNNEVLSNENFNHFKDNEVLNNENFNHFKDNNEVLNNENFNHINCEMVSYKTETMFMMGTKTELCS